A window from Acidimicrobiales bacterium encodes these proteins:
- a CDS encoding aminotransferase class V-fold PLP-dependent enzyme, with amino-acid sequence MNFFDVDRARADTPGCSRVVHLNNAGSSLPPTPVLDAQLTWLQEEAVTGGYEYAAQRADDLDRAYDEVAALIGASRDEIALVESATTAWQQAFWSLPLAPGDRILTCEAEYASSYIGYLQAVERKGVRVEVVPSDEAGDIDLAELERRLDPSDQARHGRVGLVGATHVPTNGGLVNPVEAVGRLTRAAGVPFLLDACQSVGQLPVDMDAIGCDMLSATGRKFLRAPRGTGFLYVRRAWIERMEPAFLDLLGATWTAPDRYEVRPDARRFETWESSPAGVVGLAAAAVYARGWGLDAIAERVGALAEGLRGRLAEVPEVRLRDLGRRRSGIVTFTVDGVDAEVVQAELAATGVSVSVSAPPSTLLDATARRLPPLVRASVHYFNTDDELDQAARAVAGRILRR; translated from the coding sequence ATGAACTTCTTCGACGTCGACCGGGCGCGCGCCGACACGCCCGGCTGCAGCCGAGTGGTCCACCTCAACAACGCCGGCAGCAGCCTCCCGCCCACGCCGGTGCTCGACGCCCAGCTCACCTGGCTGCAGGAGGAGGCGGTGACGGGCGGCTACGAGTACGCGGCGCAGCGGGCCGACGACCTCGACCGGGCCTACGACGAGGTGGCCGCGCTCATCGGCGCGTCGAGGGACGAGATCGCCCTCGTGGAGAGCGCCACCACGGCGTGGCAGCAGGCGTTCTGGTCGCTGCCGCTGGCGCCCGGCGACCGCATCCTCACCTGCGAGGCCGAGTACGCGTCGAGCTACATCGGCTACCTGCAGGCGGTCGAGCGCAAGGGCGTGCGCGTGGAGGTGGTGCCCAGCGACGAGGCCGGCGACATCGACCTCGCCGAGCTGGAGCGGAGGCTCGACCCCTCCGACCAGGCCCGCCACGGCCGGGTGGGCCTCGTCGGCGCCACCCACGTGCCCACCAACGGCGGCCTGGTGAACCCGGTCGAGGCGGTGGGCCGGCTGACCCGGGCCGCGGGCGTGCCGTTCCTGCTGGACGCCTGCCAGTCGGTGGGCCAGCTGCCGGTCGACATGGACGCGATCGGCTGCGACATGCTCTCCGCCACCGGCCGCAAGTTCCTCCGCGCACCGCGGGGCACCGGCTTCCTCTACGTGCGGCGGGCGTGGATCGAGCGCATGGAGCCGGCGTTCCTCGACCTGCTGGGAGCGACGTGGACGGCGCCCGACCGCTACGAGGTCCGCCCCGACGCCCGGCGCTTCGAGACCTGGGAGTCGAGCCCGGCGGGCGTGGTCGGCCTGGCCGCGGCGGCGGTCTACGCCCGGGGTTGGGGGCTCGACGCCATCGCCGAGCGGGTGGGTGCGCTGGCCGAGGGGCTGCGGGGTCGTCTGGCCGAAGTGCCGGAGGTGCGGCTGCGCGACCTGGGCCGGCGTCGCTCGGGCATCGTCACCTTCACGGTCGACGGTGTCGACGCCGAGGTCGTGCAGGCGGAGCTGGCGGCCACGGGGGTCAGCGTGTCGGTGTCGGCCCCGCCGTCGACGTTGCTCGACGCCACGGCTCGCCGTCTGCCGCCGCTCGTTCGGGCGTCGGTCCACTAC
- a CDS encoding CBS domain-containing protein produces MLIEHILLRKGRDVVTVAADETVTRAVAILGEHNVGALVVADDEGGIVGILSERDVVRGLASGGPGILKGRVSDLMTAEVTTCGPQATVDELMTMMTERRIRHIPVVDEDGLAGIVSIGDVVKTRIGELETETETLHEYLSGR; encoded by the coding sequence TTGTTGATCGAGCACATCCTTCTCCGCAAGGGGCGCGACGTCGTCACCGTCGCCGCCGACGAGACCGTCACCCGGGCCGTCGCCATCCTGGGGGAGCACAACGTCGGGGCACTGGTGGTCGCCGACGACGAGGGCGGGATCGTGGGGATCCTGTCCGAGCGCGACGTCGTGCGGGGCCTCGCCTCCGGCGGCCCGGGCATCCTCAAGGGCCGGGTCAGCGACCTGATGACCGCGGAGGTCACGACGTGCGGTCCGCAGGCCACCGTCGACGAGCTGATGACGATGATGACCGAGCGTCGCATCCGGCACATCCCGGTGGTCGACGAGGACGGGCTGGCGGGCATCGTCAGCATCGGTGACGTCGTGAAGACCCGGATCGGCGAGCTGGAGACCGAGACCGAGACGCTCCACGAGTACCTGTCGGGGCGGTAA
- a CDS encoding CbtB-domain containing protein — protein sequence MDPIAVTAAPAEVAVAEATDFAVVPTWMLLALLAFAAGLVWLVGFDNGQLTRVLDSTGTFFHEFFHDGRHLIGAPCH from the coding sequence ATGGACCCGATCGCCGTCACCGCCGCACCTGCTGAGGTCGCTGTCGCCGAGGCCACGGATTTCGCTGTGGTTCCCACCTGGATGCTCTTGGCGTTGCTGGCCTTCGCGGCCGGCCTCGTCTGGCTGGTGGGCTTCGACAACGGTCAGCTCACCCGGGTGCTCGACAGCACGGGCACGTTCTTCCACGAGTTCTTCCACGACGGGCGCCACCTCATCGGCGCGCCCTGCCACTGA
- a CDS encoding CbtA family protein, with protein sequence MLQRLDVARPGSVIGWAVVCGIAAGLVAAIYASIVGEPLVDQAIAIEEATAEASASPSAGDDVGHPAEEEHGDDSIEVSRPTQSGPGLFLAYALFGGACGLLLAAGSLSLRGAWLDPFRRIAITGSILAGAITVVPWFKYPPNPPAVGDPTTAGERQRLFFLLVALTGVLLAGAAHLSARLRRADWPGPRRGVAVAVAVVAVLGVLLAVMPPIDDPIPAAVGAKLIWQFRVASLAGNLILWSVLTVGFGLLCAESVRVRQRARSGAAAPVGVGAGSGQNSMPFIAEIPSS encoded by the coding sequence ATGTTGCAGCGACTTGACGTCGCGCGCCCCGGCTCGGTCATCGGCTGGGCCGTCGTGTGCGGCATCGCGGCCGGGCTCGTGGCCGCCATCTACGCGTCGATCGTGGGCGAGCCCCTGGTCGACCAGGCCATCGCCATCGAGGAAGCGACCGCCGAAGCCTCGGCGTCGCCGTCTGCTGGCGACGACGTGGGCCACCCCGCCGAGGAGGAGCACGGCGACGACTCCATCGAGGTGAGCCGGCCCACGCAGAGCGGCCCCGGGCTGTTCCTGGCCTACGCCCTGTTCGGCGGCGCCTGCGGGCTGCTGCTAGCGGCCGGGTCGCTGTCGTTGCGGGGGGCCTGGCTCGACCCGTTCCGTCGCATCGCGATCACCGGGTCGATCCTGGCCGGCGCCATCACCGTCGTGCCGTGGTTCAAGTACCCGCCGAACCCGCCCGCGGTAGGCGACCCCACCACGGCGGGCGAGCGTCAACGCCTGTTCTTCCTGCTGGTGGCCCTCACCGGCGTGCTGCTGGCGGGTGCCGCCCACCTGTCGGCGCGGCTGCGTCGGGCCGACTGGCCGGGCCCGCGGCGCGGCGTCGCGGTCGCCGTCGCGGTCGTGGCCGTGCTCGGGGTGCTGCTGGCGGTCATGCCGCCGATCGACGATCCGATCCCCGCGGCCGTCGGGGCCAAGCTGATCTGGCAGTTCCGGGTGGCGTCGCTGGCCGGCAACCTGATCCTGTGGTCGGTGCTGACGGTCGGCTTCGGTCTGCTGTGCGCCGAGTCCGTGCGGGTCCGGCAGCGGGCCCGCTCAGGGGCGGCGGCACCGGTGGGGGTGGGCGCGGGCAGCGGTCAGAACTCGATGCCCTTCATCGCCGAGATCCCCTCGTCGTAG
- the cobO gene encoding cob(I)yrinic acid a,c-diamide adenosyltransferase, which produces MTRAKSLVLVNTGHGKGKSSSAFGVMVRGWARGWRVGVVQFVKGGKWKTGERKLADQLDIEWHTLGDGFTWESTDLEHTAQLGRDAWEVVTEKLASGDYDLLILDELTYPMKYGWVPVETVVKAIRERDPKTNVVVTGRDAPDELIELADTVTEMRKVKHAYDEGISAMKGIEF; this is translated from the coding sequence ATGACCCGAGCCAAGTCCCTCGTCCTCGTCAACACCGGTCACGGCAAGGGGAAGTCGTCCTCGGCGTTCGGGGTGATGGTGCGGGGCTGGGCCCGGGGCTGGCGGGTCGGCGTGGTGCAGTTCGTGAAGGGCGGCAAGTGGAAGACCGGCGAGCGCAAGCTGGCCGACCAGCTCGACATCGAGTGGCACACCCTGGGGGACGGCTTCACCTGGGAGTCGACCGACCTGGAGCACACCGCCCAGCTCGGCCGCGACGCCTGGGAGGTGGTCACCGAGAAGCTGGCCTCCGGCGACTACGACCTGCTCATCCTCGACGAGCTGACCTACCCGATGAAGTACGGCTGGGTGCCCGTCGAGACCGTGGTGAAGGCGATCCGGGAGCGGGACCCCAAGACGAACGTGGTCGTGACCGGGCGTGACGCCCCCGACGAGCTGATCGAGCTGGCCGACACGGTGACCGAGATGCGGAAGGTGAAGCACGCCTACGACGAGGGGATCTCGGCGATGAAGGGCATCGAGTTCTGA